In a genomic window of Occallatibacter riparius:
- a CDS encoding chemotaxis protein CheW: MDELTREFLIESQEGLDRMEHCLTDLESRPDDLEFLAEIFRAVHTIKGTTGFLGFKRLEKLAHAGENLLGLLRDGKLAATQDVITALLELLDSLRSILKIIEERGEEGEHENTVSDAELIARLDDLQIAAGSSVPKQVPVAAPLRGSQPSLAATNAEHSPTTLDPEVEHGQADSLVTPEPLSVVKTDIEKSIPAATETSKATGAPSAAESTLRVDVMLLNRMMNLVGELVLTRNQVLQATAADPRMTMLSRRLDMVTADLRESVMKARMQPVSNIFSKMPRIVRDLSQTLGRKVRLEMDGQETELDKSLLEAIKDPLTHAVRNALDHGIEAPAVRQASGKPAEGVLRLRAMQEGSHVIVEVADDGAGIDVERVREKGIERGLVSRERAAQMSEREILQMIFLPGFSTAKQITNVSGRGVGMDVVRTNVERIGGTVEIDSRPVKGTTLRLRIPLTLAIIPALIVRTLGQSFAVPQGALSELVHVPATQAASAIEWIEDAPLYRLRGQLLPLVFLDRLLGASRRAVDEMDNFIAVLDADGRRFGLVVDGLADPEEIVVKPLSPVLKKIGLYSGATVLGNAELALILDPGAIAGMAGVTMSQEVAASAAEAEADVADASRLEYLVVQVGNRQAAVALENVLRIEQVPIARIEYIGHRPVLNFSGQLLPVEDAAGLINAAQDTPEATIIVVVCREGNRQMGIAVDSVLDVARGGDLFEAGNRQPASGLTLLRDKVTRVVDLETVPALPNTAAQGSPFMSSY; this comes from the coding sequence ATGGACGAACTGACCAGGGAGTTTCTCATCGAAAGCCAGGAAGGCCTGGACCGTATGGAGCATTGCCTCACTGACCTGGAGTCAAGACCGGACGACCTTGAGTTCCTGGCCGAGATCTTTCGCGCCGTGCACACCATCAAAGGCACCACGGGTTTTCTCGGATTCAAGCGCCTGGAGAAACTGGCGCACGCGGGCGAAAACCTGCTCGGCCTGCTGCGCGACGGCAAATTGGCGGCGACCCAGGATGTGATCACTGCCCTTCTGGAACTGCTCGACAGCCTGCGCTCCATTCTCAAGATCATCGAAGAGCGCGGCGAGGAAGGAGAACACGAGAACACGGTCAGTGACGCGGAACTGATCGCGCGGCTCGATGACTTGCAGATTGCCGCCGGAAGCAGTGTGCCAAAACAGGTCCCCGTGGCCGCACCACTGCGCGGGAGTCAGCCAAGCCTCGCTGCGACCAACGCGGAGCATTCCCCAACCACCCTAGATCCCGAGGTCGAGCATGGCCAGGCCGACAGCCTCGTAACTCCTGAACCACTTTCTGTCGTCAAAACGGACATCGAAAAATCCATCCCTGCCGCTACGGAGACTAGCAAAGCCACGGGCGCACCATCGGCGGCAGAGAGCACACTGCGCGTCGACGTGATGCTGCTCAATCGGATGATGAATCTTGTGGGCGAGTTGGTCCTCACGCGCAACCAGGTGCTGCAAGCCACCGCGGCCGATCCGCGCATGACAATGCTGTCGCGCCGCCTCGACATGGTGACAGCCGACCTGCGCGAAAGCGTGATGAAGGCCCGCATGCAGCCGGTGTCTAACATCTTCTCGAAGATGCCGCGCATAGTGCGCGATCTCTCGCAGACCCTGGGCCGTAAGGTGCGCCTGGAAATGGACGGCCAGGAGACGGAACTCGACAAGAGCCTCCTTGAAGCCATCAAGGACCCGCTGACGCATGCGGTGCGCAACGCGCTCGATCATGGCATCGAAGCACCGGCCGTGCGACAGGCCTCGGGCAAACCAGCAGAAGGTGTTCTCAGGCTCCGCGCGATGCAGGAAGGCAGCCACGTCATAGTCGAGGTTGCCGATGACGGCGCGGGGATTGATGTGGAGCGCGTGCGGGAGAAAGGTATCGAGCGAGGCTTGGTCTCGCGTGAACGTGCCGCGCAGATGTCAGAGCGCGAAATTCTGCAGATGATCTTCCTGCCCGGCTTTTCGACAGCAAAGCAGATTACGAACGTGAGCGGCCGCGGGGTCGGCATGGATGTGGTGCGAACGAACGTGGAGCGCATCGGCGGCACGGTTGAGATCGACTCACGCCCCGTCAAGGGAACGACCTTGCGCCTGCGCATTCCGCTCACCCTTGCCATCATTCCCGCGTTGATCGTCCGCACGCTCGGGCAGAGTTTCGCAGTCCCGCAGGGGGCGCTCTCTGAGCTCGTGCATGTCCCTGCGACGCAGGCGGCGAGCGCAATCGAATGGATTGAAGACGCGCCGCTCTATCGCCTTCGCGGGCAGCTTCTGCCGCTGGTGTTTCTCGATCGCCTGCTTGGGGCGTCCAGACGTGCTGTGGATGAAATGGACAACTTCATCGCCGTGCTCGATGCCGATGGCCGCAGGTTCGGCCTCGTTGTCGACGGACTCGCCGATCCGGAAGAGATCGTGGTGAAGCCGCTCAGCCCGGTGCTGAAGAAAATCGGCCTTTACTCCGGCGCGACCGTTCTCGGAAACGCCGAACTTGCGCTCATTCTCGATCCCGGCGCCATCGCCGGCATGGCAGGCGTCACCATGTCCCAGGAAGTTGCAGCCTCGGCTGCCGAAGCTGAAGCCGATGTTGCCGATGCGAGCCGCCTCGAATACCTGGTTGTGCAGGTGGGGAACCGGCAGGCGGCCGTAGCTCTCGAAAATGTGTTGCGCATCGAACAGGTTCCTATCGCGCGGATCGAGTACATCGGCCACCGCCCTGTGCTGAATTTCAGCGGCCAGTTACTGCCCGTGGAAGACGCCGCCGGACTCATCAACGCAGCCCAGGACACGCCCGAAGCGACCATCATTGTGGTGGTCTGCCGCGAGGGCAATCGCCAGATGGGCATCGCTGTCGATTCCGTGCTCGACGTCGCGCGCGGCGGCGACTTGTTCGAGGCGGGGAACCGCCAGCCCGCTTCGGGGCTGACGTTGTTGCGCGACAAGGTCACGAGGGTGGTGGATCTTGAAACCGTGCCCGCGTTGCCGAACACGGCGGCACAAGGATCGCCTTTCATGTCGAGCTATTGA
- a CDS encoding chemotaxis protein CheW: protein MAQQHASKKKTAAEELTQVCSVRLGDTLYGIPIRHILEIVGGARTQQVPLAPEFVGGLLHYRGDVLTTVSLRRVLDMPLNLATQDLLVIEHPAGCFGLLVDRVMEVRTVSSADFEPNPSTVSKQRNGLFAGAYKLDGGLMVMLNPGCLEPMRQAMACE, encoded by the coding sequence ATGGCCCAGCAACACGCGTCGAAGAAGAAGACCGCAGCAGAGGAGCTCACCCAGGTCTGTTCAGTGCGATTGGGCGACACACTCTATGGCATTCCCATTCGCCACATCCTGGAGATCGTGGGCGGTGCGCGCACACAACAGGTTCCGCTGGCGCCTGAATTCGTCGGCGGTCTCCTGCATTATCGCGGTGACGTTCTCACAACGGTGAGCCTGCGCCGTGTGCTCGACATGCCTCTGAATCTGGCGACGCAGGACCTGCTGGTAATCGAGCATCCCGCGGGGTGTTTCGGACTGCTCGTCGACCGCGTCATGGAGGTGCGTACGGTCTCGTCGGCCGACTTCGAACCGAATCCTTCCACAGTAAGCAAGCAGCGCAACGGCCTCTTCGCGGGCGCATACAAACTTGATGGCGGCCTTATGGTGATGTTGAACCCGGGTTGCCTGGAACCCATGCGCCAGGCGATGGCTTGCGAATAA
- a CDS encoding response regulator: MRALIVDDSRFTRRVVRGLLEQAGFECKEANDAAAGLALLLGEPDFDVALIDWNMPGMNGLDMVKNIRAQNFDDVKVMMVTSQCDSNAIVQALEAGADEYLMKPFDAESLREKLALLGLNAA, encoded by the coding sequence ATGCGAGCCCTGATCGTCGACGATTCCCGATTTACCCGAAGAGTGGTGCGCGGCCTGCTCGAACAGGCGGGATTCGAGTGCAAGGAAGCCAATGATGCGGCTGCGGGACTGGCTCTTCTACTCGGCGAACCGGACTTCGACGTGGCTCTGATCGACTGGAATATGCCGGGGATGAACGGGCTTGATATGGTCAAGAACATTCGCGCGCAGAACTTCGACGACGTGAAGGTCATGATGGTGACCAGCCAGTGCGACAGCAATGCCATTGTGCAGGCGCTGGAGGCTGGCGCAGACGAGTACCTGATGAAGCCGTTCGACGCAGAATCGCTGCGCGAAAAACTCGCGCTCCTGGGTTTGAACGCCGCATGA
- a CDS encoding protein-glutamate methylesterase/protein-glutamine glutaminase codes for MTIWTRRTKVLIVDDSAVMRSLLRSVLATDAQLEVAGTAVDGVAALQSVATLAPDLMLLDVDMPVMDGLTTLKRLRAAGHRLPVIMCSGLTQRGARVTIEALANGAADYVAKPTAQQDRDAATRTLAAQLLPKIHALASITLPQRRPAPSARPAATQSAATSAPAVLAIGVSTGGPDALEKLLPALPSRFPLPVVVVQHMPALFTGMLAEHLDKSCRLRVREAAEGLAVVPGNIFIARGDSHLEVIKTPPAGHNSTLHLTNAPPENHCRPSVDVLFRSLAEAYGGSVLAVVLTGMGYDGLAGCRVLRNKGATVLAQDEASSTVWGMPGAVATAGLAHRVLSLGEMAPEIMRLTVASSNEALSLREAAV; via the coding sequence ATGACCATCTGGACCCGCCGCACCAAAGTTCTGATCGTCGACGACTCCGCCGTCATGCGCAGCTTGCTTCGGTCAGTGCTGGCAACCGACGCGCAGCTTGAGGTTGCGGGAACGGCAGTCGATGGCGTTGCCGCCCTGCAATCCGTTGCGACTCTGGCACCCGACTTGATGCTCCTGGACGTGGACATGCCTGTGATGGACGGCCTCACCACATTGAAGCGACTGCGTGCCGCAGGCCACCGGCTGCCTGTGATCATGTGCAGCGGGCTCACTCAGCGCGGCGCGCGAGTTACCATCGAAGCTCTGGCAAACGGAGCCGCCGACTATGTAGCCAAACCCACGGCACAGCAAGATCGAGACGCAGCGACCCGTACGTTGGCCGCGCAACTCCTCCCCAAAATCCACGCTCTGGCAAGCATAACCCTACCGCAACGCCGGCCGGCACCGTCCGCGCGTCCCGCCGCTACGCAATCGGCTGCCACCAGCGCGCCGGCAGTGCTCGCTATCGGAGTGTCCACGGGCGGTCCCGACGCACTCGAAAAGCTGTTGCCCGCTCTGCCGAGCCGGTTTCCATTACCTGTTGTCGTCGTGCAACACATGCCCGCGCTGTTCACGGGCATGCTGGCCGAACACTTGGACAAATCTTGCCGTCTCCGTGTACGAGAAGCGGCCGAAGGGTTGGCCGTTGTTCCTGGAAACATCTTTATTGCGAGGGGCGACAGCCACCTCGAAGTGATCAAGACGCCCCCGGCCGGGCACAATTCCACACTCCACCTTACCAACGCACCGCCCGAAAATCACTGCAGGCCCTCCGTCGATGTCCTCTTCCGTTCACTCGCGGAGGCGTATGGCGGAAGTGTGCTGGCAGTCGTGCTCACCGGCATGGGCTATGACGGATTGGCAGGTTGCCGCGTTCTTCGCAACAAGGGCGCTACCGTGCTTGCGCAGGACGAGGCCAGCAGCACCGTTTGGGGCATGCCCGGGGCAGTCGCAACAGCAGGCCTCGCCCATCGGGTTCTCTCTCTGGGCGAGATGGCCCCCGAAATTATGCGTCTCACGGTCGCGAGCTCCAACGAAGCTCTCTCGCTTCGAGAAGCGGCGGTTTAG
- a CDS encoding CheR family methyltransferase, translating into MPATQVVTDFAFLRKLVQTHSQNVLDPSRDYVFQARLSRILRSRGMGSLAELVEYLRSKSDVALELAVADAMTINETSFFRDGRPFELLRLVLLPKLIDARRTTRALRIWSAACSTGQEAYSLAILIREHFPTLVNWNIRVEGTDICEDVVNRARSGRYQRIEVNRGLPARFLVRYFEQDGDEWVLKPQVRSLCNFQKVNLCKYPLPFRAKFDVIFLRNVMLYFAPETRLALLSEVHRLLAPDGVLFLGSTEQPVDPSLWTATLSGGTCHFRPRTPS; encoded by the coding sequence GTGCCGGCCACCCAGGTTGTAACTGATTTCGCATTTCTGCGCAAGCTCGTTCAGACTCACTCGCAGAATGTCCTGGATCCGTCGCGCGACTACGTCTTTCAGGCGAGATTGTCGCGCATTCTTCGCAGCCGTGGCATGGGCAGTCTTGCGGAACTCGTGGAGTATCTTCGCTCCAAATCTGATGTTGCGCTCGAATTGGCTGTGGCCGATGCCATGACCATCAATGAAACCAGCTTCTTTCGTGATGGCCGCCCATTCGAACTCCTTCGTCTCGTTCTACTACCCAAACTAATCGACGCACGCCGCACGACGCGCGCTTTGCGCATTTGGAGCGCCGCCTGTTCCACCGGACAGGAAGCCTACAGCCTCGCAATCTTGATTAGAGAACACTTTCCCACGCTGGTGAATTGGAACATCAGAGTGGAAGGCACCGACATCTGCGAAGACGTTGTCAATCGTGCGCGTAGTGGCCGATATCAACGAATAGAGGTCAATCGCGGTCTTCCCGCCCGCTTCCTGGTGCGCTATTTTGAGCAGGACGGCGATGAATGGGTGTTAAAACCCCAGGTTCGGTCTCTCTGCAATTTCCAGAAAGTGAACCTCTGTAAATACCCGTTGCCCTTTCGTGCTAAGTTCGACGTGATCTTCCTGCGCAACGTGATGCTCTACTTTGCTCCTGAAACACGCCTCGCCTTGCTGTCGGAGGTGCATCGACTACTCGCGCCAGACGGTGTGCTGTTTCTGGGTTCAACCGAGCAGCCCGTCGACCCATCGTTATGGACCGCGACTCTCAGCGGCGGAACTTGTCATTTCCGCCCGCGTACACCGTCCTAG
- a CDS encoding AMP-binding protein: protein MREHLGTLVQDFRGYGGEIAVVRYQGNRRRVSTYVGIAKMAGRFAAYLAAQNIVAGDRIVLWGENSAEWIAAYHGCILRGVIAVPLDAYGSADFAARVAADVQPKLAVGDALLVRQLPATYHRIEFESWESLLPQDEAGPVSGLNRDTPLQILFTSGTTGDPKGIVHTHGNVLASVGPIEQAAQKYLRYEKYVHPLRFLHTLPLSHVFGQTMGLWIPPIFRAQVHFESRLVAPRLIEIIRRERISVLAAVPRVFALLKTYLESTQPGLADRVAASHSLRAWKKWWIFRDVHRAFGLKFWALISGGGALAPAVEQFWNALGFVLVQGYGMTETTALITLNHPFHVARGTIGKPLPGREVKIGPDGEVLVRGPMISTATWSGGELRQREDEWLATGDIAEAQSTGELKFLGRKSEVIVTAAGVNIHPEDLEAVIEQQPGVAACAVVAMQTPAGSEPCAVLAMRGGDELAPKAIESANAQLPEFQRVRRWRLYPEPDLPRTSTGKVRRKAVAVWLEEIQAVATATRSVAEHVTSTHDWLLALIVQITGETPHESGDDLRLSEDLHLDSLGRVQLAAAIEQKLGMPPESGLLEQVQTLGEVRALVSGHASAAPLQHVPIAEAVESLPTAREEAAVAAPPAQYPSASLETDVSHIEAPRSAYVYPHWPWWRPVHWVRAFFIEAIMRPLVRFLAKPRVVVPPDLRTKINEPVLIVANHITAYDGPLVQYALPSAIRRRVAAAMSGEMLEDFRHFRNPEWPPTKRGFYPLGPLAWFALTALFNVFPLPRSRDFQRSFAHAGESLDRGYHVLVFPEGTRSAGGQLARFRPGIGLLVKQSGTAVLPVALRGLGELKERGSGWFRSGKLEIRVGGPLRFAPETTEAEITERLHAEVAALLDDRMTPRPS, encoded by the coding sequence ATGCGTGAGCACTTAGGAACGCTGGTTCAGGATTTTCGGGGTTATGGTGGCGAGATTGCCGTGGTGCGCTACCAGGGCAATCGCCGCCGGGTTTCAACTTACGTAGGCATCGCGAAAATGGCGGGTCGCTTCGCTGCGTATCTAGCCGCGCAGAACATAGTGGCCGGCGATCGCATCGTGCTCTGGGGCGAGAACAGCGCGGAGTGGATCGCTGCCTATCATGGATGCATTCTGCGCGGGGTTATCGCGGTTCCGCTCGACGCTTACGGCAGCGCTGACTTTGCTGCGCGCGTCGCAGCGGATGTGCAGCCGAAACTTGCTGTTGGCGACGCGCTTCTAGTCAGGCAACTGCCCGCGACCTATCACCGCATTGAGTTCGAAAGCTGGGAGTCGCTGCTGCCGCAGGACGAGGCCGGTCCGGTCTCTGGATTGAACCGCGATACGCCGCTTCAGATTCTGTTCACTTCCGGAACGACCGGCGATCCGAAGGGCATTGTGCATACGCATGGCAATGTGCTCGCCAGTGTAGGGCCGATCGAACAGGCAGCGCAAAAGTATCTTCGTTACGAGAAGTACGTGCACCCCCTGCGCTTTTTGCACACGCTGCCGCTGAGTCACGTCTTCGGCCAGACCATGGGCTTGTGGATTCCGCCAATTTTTCGCGCCCAGGTGCACTTCGAAAGCCGCCTGGTTGCGCCCCGGCTCATTGAGATCATTCGCCGGGAACGCATATCGGTGCTCGCCGCCGTGCCACGGGTTTTTGCGCTGCTCAAGACCTATCTCGAATCGACGCAACCCGGCCTCGCCGACCGCGTTGCCGCATCGCACAGTCTGCGCGCGTGGAAGAAGTGGTGGATCTTCCGCGATGTGCATCGCGCTTTTGGATTAAAATTCTGGGCGTTAATTTCCGGCGGCGGAGCGTTGGCTCCCGCGGTTGAGCAATTCTGGAACGCGCTTGGATTTGTGCTTGTGCAGGGCTACGGCATGACCGAGACCACCGCGTTGATCACGCTGAATCACCCGTTTCATGTTGCGCGCGGCACCATTGGCAAGCCGCTCCCGGGGCGCGAGGTGAAGATCGGACCCGATGGCGAAGTGCTGGTGCGGGGTCCGATGATTTCGACGGCCACATGGTCGGGTGGCGAGTTGCGCCAGCGCGAGGACGAGTGGCTCGCTACCGGCGACATTGCCGAAGCGCAGTCGACCGGGGAGCTGAAATTTCTGGGGCGCAAGAGCGAGGTGATCGTCACTGCCGCCGGCGTGAATATTCATCCGGAGGACCTTGAGGCGGTTATCGAGCAGCAGCCCGGGGTCGCCGCTTGTGCCGTGGTTGCGATGCAGACTCCCGCAGGGTCCGAGCCTTGTGCGGTGCTGGCGATGCGCGGGGGCGATGAACTCGCGCCGAAGGCGATTGAGTCTGCCAACGCTCAACTGCCTGAGTTCCAGCGCGTGCGTCGCTGGAGGTTGTATCCGGAACCGGACCTGCCGCGCACTTCTACGGGCAAGGTGCGCCGCAAGGCTGTGGCTGTCTGGCTCGAAGAGATACAAGCGGTGGCCACAGCAACGCGATCCGTCGCTGAACATGTTACTTCTACGCATGACTGGTTGCTCGCGCTTATTGTGCAGATCACCGGCGAGACGCCGCACGAAAGTGGCGACGACTTGCGCCTGAGCGAGGATCTGCACCTCGACAGCCTTGGGCGCGTGCAGTTGGCGGCGGCAATCGAGCAGAAGCTTGGCATGCCGCCTGAGAGCGGTCTGCTCGAGCAGGTGCAGACGCTTGGCGAGGTCCGCGCACTTGTATCAGGACATGCGTCGGCGGCGCCGCTGCAACACGTGCCGATTGCCGAGGCGGTGGAGAGTCTTCCAACCGCACGGGAGGAAGCCGCCGTCGCGGCGCCGCCCGCACAGTACCCATCCGCATCACTCGAGACCGATGTCTCGCACATTGAGGCTCCGCGTTCCGCATACGTGTATCCGCATTGGCCGTGGTGGCGACCAGTGCATTGGGTAAGGGCCTTTTTCATTGAAGCCATCATGCGTCCGCTGGTGCGGTTCCTCGCCAAGCCACGCGTGGTTGTTCCACCAGATCTGCGCACTAAGATCAACGAGCCCGTGCTGATTGTCGCCAATCACATCACGGCATACGACGGACCGCTGGTGCAGTATGCGCTTCCCAGCGCAATTCGGAGACGGGTCGCAGCGGCCATGTCGGGTGAGATGCTCGAAGACTTCCGTCATTTCCGCAACCCTGAGTGGCCGCCAACCAAGCGTGGCTTCTATCCGCTCGGGCCGCTCGCATGGTTCGCGCTCACCGCGTTGTTTAACGTGTTTCCGCTGCCGCGCTCGCGCGACTTCCAGCGCAGCTTCGCGCACGCCGGCGAGTCGCTCGATCGCGGATATCATGTGCTCGTCTTTCCGGAAGGCACCCGGTCCGCGGGGGGGCAACTAGCGCGCTTCCGGCCGGGCATCGGGCTGCTGGTCAAGCAATCCGGTACTGCGGTGTTGCCCGTTGCACTGCGGGGGCTGGGAGAGTTGAAGGAGCGGGGCAGCGGCTGGTTCCGGTCGGGAAAGCTTGAGATTCGAGTAGGCGGACCGCTCCGTTTTGCACCGGAGACGACGGAGGCGGAGATCACTGAAAGGTTGCACGCAGAAGTTGCAGCGCTTCTTGACGATCGCATGACTCCGCGTCCCAGCTAG
- a CDS encoding response regulator transcription factor, with the protein MTTSAIRVLVVDDEPAIRRALRPPLTELGFEMIEASRGEMALELLRTEPFDAVLLDVNMPGIGGIETLRRMRTLAPRLPILMLTVRDREEEKVNALELGADDYVTKPFGVRELVARIRAAVRRVQAPAAPEDAPIEIGEIKLMPSRRSVTRRGQPIHLTRKEFDILHCLMSRAGRVITYARLLTAVWGADCREEVEYLRTFVRQLRKKIEDDPARPRYLLTDIYVGYRFADAQMLEEIPAGGDNPFLGAEVEEQGASEGRLQ; encoded by the coding sequence ATGACCACCTCTGCGATTCGCGTCCTTGTTGTTGACGACGAACCTGCAATTCGCCGCGCGCTGCGCCCACCGCTCACGGAACTGGGCTTCGAGATGATCGAAGCTTCACGTGGCGAAATGGCGCTTGAACTTCTGCGTACGGAGCCGTTCGATGCAGTGCTTCTGGATGTGAACATGCCGGGTATCGGAGGCATTGAGACGCTGCGGCGCATGCGCACGCTCGCTCCGCGACTGCCCATCCTGATGCTGACGGTTCGGGATCGCGAAGAAGAAAAGGTAAATGCGCTGGAACTTGGCGCGGACGATTACGTGACGAAGCCTTTTGGGGTACGCGAGCTTGTGGCGCGCATTCGTGCAGCAGTGCGCCGCGTGCAGGCGCCGGCGGCGCCGGAAGACGCGCCCATCGAAATCGGTGAGATCAAGCTGATGCCATCGCGCCGCAGCGTGACCAGGCGCGGCCAGCCGATCCACCTTACGCGCAAGGAATTCGACATCCTGCATTGCCTGATGAGCCGCGCCGGCCGCGTGATTACGTACGCGCGGCTGCTGACAGCGGTGTGGGGAGCTGACTGTCGCGAGGAAGTGGAATATTTGCGTACCTTTGTCCGTCAGCTTCGCAAAAAGATCGAGGATGATCCAGCGCGTCCACGCTATCTGCTTACCGATATTTATGTCGGATATCGATTTGCCGATGCGCAGATGCTCGAAGAGATTCCGGCTGGAGGTGACAATCCGTTCTTGGGCGCAGAGGTTGAGGAGCAAGGGGCGAGCGAAGGCCGTTTGCAGTAG
- a CDS encoding sensor histidine kinase: MSENHIPPQGLLGALRQRRITPVLRRALRAARRASSSAAEMRNLYEFTRSTLQMNLSSKPGPQLAENLHKLFSPEGVAIFDADLQEVYRAGKWTVDPSELAQNVYHFESSDDDPHTGVSRRVVRLGAVPIGSLVVRGNMDPLTNSAIAAIIAITFDRYRATANESRIEAEREAERMRSTVLDSLAHAYKTPLTAIRAASSGLAEMGKLSPGQAELVALIDEQANLLNELTTRLLTTARLGSGEGDGSSLAVQVEPVEPEALIDEVIAGLGERSAGATIRTEVEPRGHFFAGDRRLISMLLTQYLDNACKYSDAGSPITVRAFRSETETLLSVHSFGAVIPPADRERIFDRYYRSTASATRAAGTGIGLSIAKRAALAHGGSVWVASDESEGTTFFAAIPATLGQPGGSSITPDPERKK; encoded by the coding sequence TTGTCGGAGAATCACATTCCGCCACAGGGCTTGTTGGGCGCGTTGCGCCAGCGCCGCATTACGCCTGTGCTGCGCCGCGCATTGCGGGCCGCACGCCGTGCTAGTTCCTCCGCGGCCGAAATGCGCAATCTTTATGAATTCACGCGCTCTACGCTGCAGATGAATTTGAGCAGCAAACCCGGGCCGCAGCTCGCCGAGAATCTCCACAAGCTGTTTTCTCCGGAAGGGGTGGCGATCTTCGACGCTGATCTGCAGGAGGTCTACCGGGCAGGGAAGTGGACCGTCGATCCCAGCGAACTGGCTCAAAACGTCTATCACTTCGAGAGTTCCGACGACGATCCGCACACTGGAGTCAGCCGCCGGGTAGTGCGCCTGGGAGCGGTTCCTATCGGCAGTCTGGTGGTCCGCGGGAACATGGATCCCCTGACGAACAGCGCCATTGCGGCGATCATCGCCATTACGTTCGACCGGTATCGGGCAACCGCGAACGAGAGCCGGATTGAAGCGGAACGCGAGGCGGAGCGGATGCGATCCACAGTTCTTGATAGCCTGGCGCACGCGTACAAAACGCCGCTGACAGCAATCAGGGCTGCCTCCAGTGGACTTGCAGAGATGGGAAAGCTTTCGCCCGGACAGGCGGAATTGGTTGCGCTGATCGATGAGCAGGCGAATCTGCTGAACGAACTCACCACGCGCCTGCTTACCACAGCTCGGCTCGGCTCGGGTGAAGGGGACGGGTCCTCGCTGGCTGTTCAGGTCGAGCCGGTTGAACCTGAGGCGCTCATCGACGAAGTGATTGCAGGGCTGGGCGAGAGATCCGCCGGCGCCACAATCCGCACGGAGGTTGAGCCGAGGGGCCACTTTTTTGCAGGGGACCGCAGGCTCATTTCGATGCTGTTGACGCAGTATCTCGACAACGCGTGCAAGTACTCTGACGCGGGATCGCCTATCACAGTGCGTGCCTTTCGTTCGGAGACAGAGACCCTGCTGTCAGTGCACAGCTTCGGCGCGGTGATTCCTCCGGCCGATCGCGAGCGCATCTTTGATCGTTACTATCGCTCGACGGCGTCGGCAACGCGTGCGGCCGGCACGGGCATTGGACTTTCGATTGCGAAGCGCGCAGCTCTCGCCCACGGTGGATCGGTGTGGGTGGCGAGCGACGAGTCGGAAGGCACAACTTTTTTTGCGGCAATACCCGCCACGCTGGGACAGCCGGGCGGTTCCTCCATTACACCGGATCCTGAAAGGAAGAAGTGA